GCGATCTTGCAACATTGGCCGAAAAGACCAATGCTGTGATTGATGAAAAAAAAGCCAAATTAATGAACAAGAAAATCAAAAAGGGAGAGTTTAACTTTAATGATTTTCTAGACCAAATGGAAAGCATGAAAAAACTTGGCAGTATGAAATCCATGCTCGGGATGATTCCTGGTCTTTCGGGAATGGCTGACAAGCTTAAAGATGTGGATTTGGAGAATTCCGTTGAAATGAAGCGCATTAAGGCAATGATTGGTTCCATGACGCTCAAAGAACGTGAGGCTCCTGCCTTGCTTAACAACAGCCGAAAACGTCGCATTGCCACAGGGGCTGGGCTTTCACAAGTCGAGGTTAATCGCTTTTTAAAGCAGTTTCAAAATGCCGCCAAAATGGCAAAAAAGTTTTCAGGGAAAAAAGGCATGCAGGATTTGCAAGCCATGTTAGGACAAAACGCTAGAGGCGGATTTCCGCGCTAGACGGTTTATTTATGGAAGCACCCCTTCCATTACTAAGCCGTAGGACAAAATTTCAAGGAGACCAACACAATGGCAACCGTAGTTCGACTAACCCGTATGGGACGAAACAAAAAACCTTTTTACCGAATCGTTGTAACAGACAGCAGAAAGCGCCGTGACGGTGGCTGGATTGAATCTATTGGGTATTATAACCCATTGAGTGAGCCAGAAACCATTAAATTTGACCAAGAGCGTTTGGCATACTGGAAGAGCGTAGGCGCTAAAATGAGCGACAGGGTAGCTAAAATTACCGGTAAATAACCATGGCACATGCATTTTTAGGCGCGTTTGCTAAGCTGATTGTCAATCACCCAGAGCTGGTTCGTGTAGAGCGCGTGGACGTGGATGAGACGTTTGCGGAAATTATCATTTATGCAGATAAAAGCGACACAGGAAAGCTGATTGGCAAAGATGGCAAGATGATAAACTCTTTAAAAACAGTTATTGCGGGGTACAAGGCTAAAAATGGCATGTCCTATCGCATTACCGTCAAAGCAAACGATGAGTGAGCTGGAAGTTGCACAAATTGGTAAGGTTGTGGGGCTAAAGGGAGACCTGAAGCTTCACAACCACAGTGATTTCCCTGAGCAGTTTGGTGTGGGCGCTACTTTCTATACTGCTTCGGGAACCCCTTTGTGTATCTGCGCTTTCGATTCCCAAAAATTTCACGTTCGCTTTGTTGGCTATGAAGAGAGAGAGCGTGCAAAAACCCTCACAAATACTTTTTTGTACACCACAGTAGAAGCAACCAAAGA
This Sulfurospirillum tamanense DNA region includes the following protein-coding sequences:
- the rpsP gene encoding 30S ribosomal protein S16, coding for MATVVRLTRMGRNKKPFYRIVVTDSRKRRDGGWIESIGYYNPLSEPETIKFDQERLAYWKSVGAKMSDRVAKITGK
- a CDS encoding KH domain-containing protein; amino-acid sequence: MAHAFLGAFAKLIVNHPELVRVERVDVDETFAEIIIYADKSDTGKLIGKDGKMINSLKTVIAGYKAKNGMSYRITVKANDE